A window of Oryza glaberrima chromosome 2, OglaRS2, whole genome shotgun sequence genomic DNA:
CTTAGCCTCTTTGCCCGCCACAAACACTACAGTTGCATATCAGCCTATCAGCTATTCATCGTCCAGTACAACGACAACAACCATGTGAACTACAACTAGCAGTAAAATACATGAAACAAAGTGCATCCTGGCACAACGCTGCAATCGAATGAATGCAGCATAAGCACCCTGGAGCATTATTTGATATCAAAATACCTGAGCAAACGACACTGGAAATGAGAGTTCAACTCTGATTGTAAGCAGTAAATAGTGGTATCGGATGGCATCCTACAAGGATGATGGTAAGGCGATACAAGCCAGAAAGCATCAGGCTCTGATGGTCACACTGCAGAGACATAATCCTGGTGGCTTGAGCTCAGATGTGCACCACTCTGATCCTGTTGGTGCAGCGGGATCATACATCAGTGTCTTATAGCAGGGCTCTTCATCCAGAGAGAACAGCAGCAGCTTCCCATCATGTATGCCGAAACAAAAACGAGTACTAGAACTACCTGTGAGTGGCACTGGGACTTTCTGCCAAGAATTATCAGCCGGGTTGAAGACTGCGAGTGACCTCTGGTTCTTCCACTCGATGCAGAAGAGCTTTTTGTCAAGAACAGCATGGGCTGTGACCATTACACAACCATTCTTCACCTCACCCCAGGCGTTGTCATTAGGATTGTACACGTCAACAAAACGCGTGTTACCAATTGTGAAGCGCGAACGACCGCCCATGACATACAATTTGCCTTCAAAGCTGCACGCAAAGCAGCCCCACCTTGGACGGCGAAGGCTCTCAATCAATGTCCACTTATTCTGTTCTGCGTCATAAACTTCAACACTAGATAAACTATCACCATTGGGACCAAACCCACCAGCAACATATATCATACCGTTGACCTCTGCACAAGCAAAGTCACAACGAGCCACATTCATCTTAGAAAGCTCAACCCACCTACAAATAACACAAATGGGTCAGTCCAATATTTCGAAATATCAAAACCCTGGTTATTATCCTGCATTTGAACATTTCATGGTCTGTAAATAAGTACTGTTTGTATTCAGATTACAAGGAGCATGTTAATATAAGCCTTAAAGTCTTCGCAAATTGCAATGATTGTCTTTAAATTAGCAAAAATCTATTGTCTGCGCATAGACTTATTGATGCCTATGAAAAGCCAACAATACCTGTTTAGGCAAGAATCGTATCGGTAAACCTCATCAGAAACACACTCCTTCCCATGATCAGCAGCATAGCCAGCAATAACGAAAAGCTTTCCATCTAGAACAACCACACCAAAACCAGCTTTGGTTGGCCCAGGCATGGGTGGAAGAGGGCTGTGCTTTTGCCCTGAACACCCCAAAACTTCCCAATGGGACCCCTTTGATCCAGCATCAGCAGTCAGGACATACACCCACTCCTCAAGCTTCCCAACCTCTTTCCTTACAGCAATGAATTCCTTACTCTCGAGGAATGACATCCACCTCTTGGACACTGAACCCATAACAGGGAACTGGCTCCGAGGAACAAGAGCAAGACATATCTTTGCGAGATCTTCAGGTAAGCCAGGTATTAGAGCACAGTATGCGTCGGATTCTCCTATGGGCATAAAGCCTTGGGAATATTTCGCCCTTGTTGGAGCCTTGAGCTGCATGCCAGCACAAAGTTGTGCCTGTGACTGAGCAAAAGAATCTCTTGTGCCAACAAGTGTAAGCATTGTACACTCTTGAGAGCGCAACTCAATTTTTGCCTCCCCTTGTTAGCCAACAGAAATGAAAAACTTTGGCTTATCTATAAGACTTTATCTGCTATAAATGACAGTGACCCACAGGAAACAATTCGTGGAAACCGTCGCCTATGGGGATGGTAAGAGACAAGGGTTTGAATGATGCTGAAATGAGGTTCTTCAACTTTGATGTCTCTGTTTTAGTAATTCTTGGTGTATCAAATGCCATCCGATACTGAGAGACTTTGGAATGGTTTTTCCTTGAAGGGTCGGAAGTCTCCTTACTGTTGAGGTAGAAACCTTTACCTCCCACACACATCGCACAATTATCTACAGAAACAATGGGAAACATATCAATATATTTGCTAAATAAgccaaaaaaatcataatttacAAGCACAAATATGCCAGCGATATGCATTACCTATGGCCATATAAATTTGACGACTGTTAGCCAGCAGTTCCATCCATTTTCTGTGTTTTTAATCACCTGCAGTCAACACTGGAGCCTTAGCACAATCACTGATTCTTATCAAGCAGGAATTGGAATTCCTAAAAATTACATGATACTTCTTATTAACCCGAAGTAATACCAGTTCAAAGAGAAATACAATCACTGAAGTAGTTTTTGTATTGGTAATAAATAGCAGGAGACATAAATCTGTACCGATCAAGGAGGAGTTAAAAAACAGGGCTTTGATATTTGTGCGGTGACCACTGACCAACCACAATGTTTGGATCTCTAGTCTACAAATCAGAAGGGATAAGAACAAACGTTGCCAGGTGCCAAAACAAGAAACATGATAGTGGGTAAAAAAACCCATTGTGTGATTCCATCAAACAAATTAGCGGGCATCCGAATACTGCGAATTAGTGGACATCCAGTCAGGGGCGCCACCTATCATAGAGCTTGGGGATTCAGCCGAACCACCCCCAATTCTCCTGGAAACAAATAGCCACACctacccccaccaccaccaccaccacgcagGCACGAACCAAACCAATCCGAAACAAAATGGGCGGACTAGACAGAGAGAACAGTCTACGCTTAGATCGCCCAAAGCGATTCAAAAAGAAGATCGGAGCAAAGCTCTCGACACGGTCCGAGAAAGTTGGAGTCAAATCACcacccaaaaaggaaaaaaaaaacaaatccgagCCACCACTGATGGATCTCCGCTCTACGCCGGCTGAGAAAtccggcggaggtggagggggcagggcagggcaggggaGGGATACCTTGGGAGCAGCGGAGGCAGTGTGGGGTGGCGCTCCGGCCGCGTGATGGGGAGGGATCGGACGAGAGGAAATCGGGGGAAGACAAATCGCCCGCAAGTTGGAGTGCGCGTGGGGAcgataggagaggagaggagaggagaggagggaggtggagaGGTGGGTGTCTGATCTCTGATGTGTTGTTTATATTGTACTACTCCTGTGGTTTTGTTTTCACACGCGGCAGCAACGTGGACAACGGGCCACAAATCATTGCTAACTCCTTTTGCAATTCTTTTTTCTTGTAAAGAAATAAGTTATGTTGACCTCCTCGTGCGCAGCGGCGGATTCACAATGGGACGGAGGGGTCTTGAGACCCCACTACCGTCCTCGGGATGGTGGAGACCCTACTAAGCttccactaattttttttccatagattCATAGGATATGAGACTGGAGGTTCGGTTTATATTGATGTAGTTTATTCAGCCCccaccactattttttttagatccGTCCCTGCTTGTGCGCCTATCTCACATGTTGATAGTGAGGACTTCAAAACGTTGTATAGTAGCTGTATAAGAAGTAGAATCACATattaattttagtttggatcatAGATTCTTAATTATTGAACTACCACTGATGCTTCCCCACCATTCAAGAAATTTGACCCCATGTGTTATaatcgttgattttttttaaaaaaaataggtcaaatatgaaatatgataaaaaaaagagtagttTCATTGATTTCTAAGtggctgttcagattgtagctaaaataaactttacaaaattttggcaatttgattttggcaatattgccaaattgctaaaattttagcaggatttcttatctATTTATTAAAGTTTGGCCAGAAAATAATGGATGAACATATTTGACAACTCTAAAAATTTAACGatatggtttaaaatgacatCAACCTGAGCAAGCCCTAAGTATGTTTTCCACGTTATCGTGTATGAAAACAAAcagttttttaaaaggtttCTAGGTAGACTAATCTcgtttatattaattaatttaattaactttGTATAGTCATTATAAAAATCCTTTTATCTTTCCCTAACCACCGGCCATTTCACTTGAATAAATGCCCAACCTTTGTTAACAAACTAATTCATAAAGCAAAGGGAATTAAAATAGTTGCTACAAGAGAGTGTCAACTTGTTAGATTTCTGATGATGGAACCTGCTATCATGATTCAAATTTTAGACTTGACAAGGATGTTTACATTTACCACTAGTTGTAAATATATCTGTCGATAACAAGGTATCTATAGTGACTTCGTGAATCTCAAGGTATGTCAGTCTAGTCCTCGAATGTCTCTCGAATCTCAAGATATGTCTGCTATGTTTTTTAAGGTACAGCCATGGCGACTCCATGAATCTCAAAAGGCATGTCCTCGTAAAGTTAAGGTGTACGTGTAGGCGTTCGTAGGGCCCGGTTCTTGGAGGCATTTATAGGGGTAGGATGttatcagggttatggatacacacatacccaatagtaatcgactaaactCGGCGAgaccaccatataccaagtcttatacagAATCATACCTcttatatagaaggagttccggataaaaaattacaaaaagagTTCTATTGGAAACTATAAGGACTACTTGGATTATATCCATATTgttctccctagttctactttgGACAAGGgtacatctatgggtataaatacaagacctcATAAGAGGAGAGGGGACGCGGACACCAATGCACGCCGCCAAATATTGATATTAGAGATAATCCTAGATATACCCATTCTGGCGCCTACAgaggccgacaagagggatttagcactatctctgatctcgacgagtacgtattcgaggaggaagactaccccgtCGTCAACTACATGTTGGTTTTCCATGCCGCCAAGTCAACGACGACTAAATAGGTTATCCTAAATGCTGTACTTGTTTGAttctgatgaataagagcaacaccggcttcggccaatagaagtagggctattacctgattcTGATGAATAAGGGGCCCAAagctgtataaaaatccttgtctctgcCTCTTTTATCTCAATCTCGCAGATACCATGTTACCAATGATCCCCATATCAtacaaataccgtagtcgtgatctAAAATGTCGACagatgtgtgtgcgtgtgttatATATGGGTGAGTGTACACACATTTATATGATGTATGCGTCTGTATTGTGTTTCGGAAAGAAAACAATATAGTACACTACTACACTaactatttttccgtgcggtcgaAACTCATTTTCACGTGCGGTTGTTTCGCCCGTCTGTAATGAAGGGTCTGCGAAAATcgcgatttttgcatgcgggtgcCTAACCCGCACGCGGGCAGCGCTTGcacgggaaaataaaaaaatgaaacaaaagaaaaatcaaaaccaaaacCCCAAATccaaccgccgccgtcgccgccctagccgaggcccgccgccgccgcccactcccATCGCCGGCGGTCTCCCAGACGCCGGATCCACCGCCTGCTCCCGTTGCCGACGCCGGCCGAAGACCCCCcccatcggcgccgccgctcccggccttcgcgccgcccgccgccaacGCCCCTACCCTCCACTAGAtctggggagggaaggaaggggaagggaggggagccggATCCCGCGCGGGGGgaaggcggccggccgccggatccgtgcggggacagccgccgcccgccggatccCACGCCTCCACTGCCGCCACGTGGAAGAGGTTGTCGCGCGCCGCTGTCAATATCCTGCTCCCGGCTTCCGTGCTGCCCGCCTCCTGCCGGCCTCCGCGccacgcgtcgtcgtcgtcgtggtccgCCACCAAGgagagaggagtgaggaggagaggagaggagagaggagtgaggagtgaggagaggagaggaagcatgagagagagaggactgaGGCGTGAGAGAGAGGAATGCACGTGAGTGAGGGGACTTAGCTGAGCGGataaaggagaggagagaaaaagtgAAATTTTTAAAGTTCCTGTGCGAACCGAGTTACCGTCCACACGCAATCTAAAAGGGTAGCTGTCCAGGAAAA
This region includes:
- the LOC127763769 gene encoding F-box/kelch-repeat protein At1g67480-like, which gives rise to MLTLVGTRDSFAQSQAQLCAGMQLKAPTRAKYSQGFMPIGESDAYCALIPGLPEDLAKICLALVPRSQFPVMGSVSKRWMSFLESKEFIAVRKEVGKLEEWVYVLTADAGSKGSHWEVLGCSGQKHSPLPPMPGPTKAGFGVVVLDGKLFVIAGYAADHGKECVSDEVYRYDSCLNRWVELSKMNVARCDFACAEVNGMIYVAGGFGPNGDSLSSVEVYDAEQNKWTLIESLRRPRWGCFACSFEGKLYVMGGRSRFTIGNTRFVDVYNPNDNAWGEVKNGCVMVTAHAVLDKKLFCIEWKNQRSLAVFNPADNSWQKVPVPLTGSSSTRFCFGIHDGKLLLFSLDEEPCYKTLMYDPAAPTGSEWCTSELKPPGLCLCSVTIRA